A genomic region of Negativicoccus succinicivorans contains the following coding sequences:
- the rsmD gene encoding 16S rRNA (guanine(966)-N(2))-methyltransferase RsmD, with product MRIIGGTRRGHKLAAPKGMATRPTQDRVREAIFNTLVNIGLLETRVLDLYAGTGAMALEALSRGAEFACAVDEKTAAVIRQNAEVCDFSSQIEVREQRVESALANLPQNQPFDYVFLDPPYQRGLVEPVLRELLRARLVQPTSVVVVEQAREESLEIPKGYRLWRQKHYGGTMVTYLVVEREEG from the coding sequence ATGAGAATCATTGGTGGCACTAGACGCGGACATAAATTGGCGGCGCCAAAGGGGATGGCGACGCGCCCGACACAGGATCGGGTGCGCGAAGCGATCTTCAATACGCTGGTCAACATAGGTTTACTGGAAACACGCGTGCTTGATTTGTATGCGGGCACCGGCGCCATGGCGCTGGAAGCGTTAAGTCGCGGAGCGGAATTTGCTTGCGCCGTAGATGAGAAAACTGCTGCGGTGATTCGTCAAAACGCGGAGGTTTGCGACTTTTCTTCACAGATCGAAGTACGTGAACAACGCGTCGAATCTGCATTGGCGAACTTGCCGCAGAATCAACCGTTTGACTATGTTTTTCTCGATCCGCCGTACCAACGCGGTTTGGTGGAACCTGTACTGCGGGAATTGCTCCGTGCGCGCCTCGTGCAGCCTACCAGCGTAGTTGTTGTTGAACAGGCACGGGAAGAAAGCTTGGAGATACCTAAAGGTTATCGGCTCTGGCGGCAGAAACATTACGGCGGTACTATGGTGACCTATTTGGTGGTAGAAAGGGAAGAAGGATAA
- the coaD gene encoding pantetheine-phosphate adenylyltransferase, translating into MRVGICPGSFDPVTKGHVDIFERSAQLVDKLIVAVFVNPGKKPMFSMEERVALLKEATTHIPNVEVDAFSGLLNDYVRQRDSRLIIRGLRAFSDFEYEFQRALLLKDQDPEIETVFMMTRGEYSFISSSGIKELAMFRGDVGRLVPPCVLTALEEKLAVAK; encoded by the coding sequence ATGCGAGTGGGAATCTGCCCGGGCAGTTTTGATCCGGTCACAAAAGGCCATGTGGACATTTTTGAACGCAGTGCACAATTGGTCGACAAACTGATTGTTGCGGTCTTTGTGAATCCCGGCAAGAAACCGATGTTTTCGATGGAAGAACGGGTAGCTTTGCTGAAAGAAGCAACGACTCATATTCCGAACGTAGAAGTGGATGCGTTCTCCGGCTTACTCAACGATTACGTGCGTCAACGTGACTCGCGCTTAATCATTCGCGGGTTGCGGGCATTCAGCGACTTTGAATATGAATTCCAACGGGCGTTATTATTGAAAGATCAGGATCCGGAAATTGAAACGGTTTTTATGATGACGCGCGGTGAATATTCGTTTATCAGCTCTTCGGGAATCAAAGAGTTGGCCATGTTTCGCGGTGACGTGGGGCGGTTGGTACCGCCATGTGTATTAACCGCACTGGAAGAAAAATTGGCGGTTGCCAAATAA